The DNA sequence GAGAATTCATTGAATACGAATTTGCATAAATGAAACATTTATCATAGAAACGCTTTTGGTTGGAGCACCAAGATGAATCTATCtccatcaaagttttcatcttgggaAATTTGCATGCTTCTTTTCCATTTACCTAAATTGGCCAGGCTCGTGAAGCCGACCATTCCGAAGGATAACCTAGGAGAACTTGACCCTAGTGATCTACCAGGCTCCCTAATGTGATTTTAACTATTGCGAATACTTGACAATTAGTGAAGAGTTAACTTCAAGGTAAATTGACGAAAAGTGAGATTTATTAGATCAAATGTTAGGGAAGAATTTATATTCACACATATAGAACTTACACATATCTATGGATTTGACATAAAACAATCGTGGACATGGGGAGTGATCCCTAGTTGACATGACTTTCATGCTTATCACTGATACAACTACATACCCAATTCTTAAAAGAtggattcttaaattcaatttagatgatttatatacTTGCATGTTCAACCACATAGATTACGTTAACTTTTATCTACTTTTTCCTTCTGGTATAAATCCTTGAGCAAAACGTTATGATAGGATATGGCAATGTGAATATATAATAGAACATTGCATATAACACTTCTGCACAAGTAAAATTGAGAAATAAGATAAATAAGAacgagaataaaaataaaattcaatttagatgatttatatatgtGGATGTTCAACCACATAGATTACATTAACTTTCATGTACTTTTTCTTTCTGGTATAAATCCTTGAATAGAACTTTATAATAGAATACGGTAATGTGAATACATAATAGAGCATTGAATATAACACTTTTGTACAAGTAAAATTTCTAAATCTTAAAAATGAATAAACTAATTAGAGCAAAATTTAAGAATGAGATAAACAAGAATGAGAACAAGTTGGAAAGCCGGATAAACCGACTAAGAATAATTATGTgtaaactaattttaaatatttttagaaaaccAACCCTCCGGTTACAACACGTTTTGGAATTTCGATCTGAATGGGTCCACAAAATTCAATGGGAAGAAGGAATTGGATTACGAGTTAAGTGTACGGAAATACTTAGTGAAGGTATGGACAGAAAAAAATACGATTCACTTCGAATTGCAGCAGTCTATTCTACTTCTAGAACAATTCCAGACGGGCAGGGATAGAgaaggggaaattaaataaattcgtCTATCCTTCTAAGAGGATCGATATTGTTATGTGGACACGTCGGCGAATCTGTTGATTTTGATTTAAGGCTCCTTCTCACTCtctgtgtgtatatatattgcATGGAGTGGAGTAGATGAGAGCAGAAAAAGGTTTCGAGgtttagaaaagaaaaagagaaatggagCGTTCAAAGCTGTTGGGTTTTGTGGTCTTGATATGCTTTACTATTCCAACGATATCATGTTCTTCGGACAGACTGTTTAGTGGTTGGCCGAAGTCTAGCAGcgatgaaaatgtaaaaataaggGTGAATATGACGCGCAGATCAGAGAGAGAGTTGGGTTTTTCTGAGAGATTGGGTTTGGCTGTGGATCGAAGTAAGAAGCGAATGAAGAAGATAGAGGCATTGATAAGAGGGCAATTAGACGCTGAAACGCCCGTTGAAGTAGGGGATGGAGAATTTCTGATGAGCGTTGCACTGGGAACGCCCTCTGTGAGCTTCGAAGCGATTGTGGACACGGGGAGCGATCTGATTTGGACTCAGTGCAAGCCTTGCAAGGACTGCTTCTCTCAGCCTAGGCCAATCTTCGACCCCTCCAAGTCCCCCACATTTTCCACAATTCCCTGCGGTGATTCTCTTTGTGACGCCTTGGGGAGTACACAAACCGGATGCAATCCAGATTGTACCTTTATGTATCAGTATGGCGATGGTTCCTTCACCAGCGACGACCTGGCTTACGAGACATTGTCAATTGGGAGCAGCAAGGTTAAAGGCATTGcatttggatgcgggcatgacaacGAAGGACAAGGATTCTCTCAGGGTGGTGGCCTTGTGGGACTGGGAAGAGGTGGTCTCTCCCTTATCTCACAGCTGGGTTCCAAAGCAGAGAACATGTTCTCTTACTGTCTTTTGCCCATCACCGACTCTTCTTCACAAACCAGCCCCCTCTTTTTCGGCGAGGGTGCTTCCTTGAGCGGAGGAGCCAAGACTCTCCCACTCATCAAGAGCAGTATCATTCCCACTTTCTGCTACATTCCTATTACAGGAATcaccctcaatggtaaggcactagATATTCCTCCTGGAACTTTCGATCTGCAATCGGACGGCAGCGGAGGTATGATTATCGACTCCGGAACCACTGTTACCATTCAGGACCAGGTTGCCTACTCTCCTCTTAAGGAGGCAATTCAGTCCGCCATTGATCTCACTCCTGTAGACGGGTCTTCTACAGGTTTAGATCTTTGTTACCACACATCATCCGCTCACCTCACCTTGTCAACCCTCCTCTTCAACCTCAAAGGCGGCGTGGATTACGAGCTTCCGGCAGACAACTTTTTCATTCAGGCATCTGAAAATCTCTTGTGCCTGGCAATGTTGGGTGAACCATCGGGGAATCCTTCCATCTTCGGAAACATACAGCAGCAAAACTTCCATATCCTTTACAACAATGCCCAGAACACGCTCTCTTTCCAGCCCACTAAGTGTGATTCTCTTTaaatcatcatctccctcttctaattcttcttcttctctttttctgtcTCTCTCATTTCCTCTTCCTCTGTCCTTCGAATGCAATATGTGATCTCGTCTCCTGCGTCTGCCTTTTGCACTGTCCGATATGCGAATCATGTAAATTTTCATCTTCGTAGCTGCTTATTTTCAGTAAAATTGTTTGGCCCCTGTTGTTCTCGGGGACCTTCATTTATGGTTCCTTATGATATGCTACACTATGTGTGTTATtttggcatggaaatgaaggtgcgatAATTGATTATTAATATAAATTGCGTGTTAAAACAACGACAAGAGAATTTATATAATTATGAAGCATTTGTAATGGTCTTATGTTTTCTTCAAGTCTCAAgtgtaaaataaattattgtatgTCTATGAATATTTTTAATGGTATTTAACTTTAAGATCCGTGTCTGTGATTTATACATTCAAATAATACTTATTTTCAATCATGTCCGCATTTCACATTACTAAGATCAAACACAATTTAATGTAACCTATATATAAGGTAAGGTTGTTGCTAAGAAGGTCTCTCTAATTTTCTTACAATTACTATTGTATAATTTTCTACTAGAGAAGACGAGTTCTCGAGAATTAAGAATATCATTTTGGAGCCTTTGCAATTTATTTAAAAGTGCTAATATTTAAGGCTATGCCTATATCACGATTCATGATTACCTATCAACGCTTTATAGTGCATTTGATGACATCTTACACAAATCTTATGTAGAAAACTTATTGATGGTGAATCGGGGCCTTTCATTTGAAAGGTTGCTACTACACTACAACGCACCttagataataaaattaaattatgtaatgtatttGTGCTTCAAAGTATGGATGTTAGACCACACATCAATTTTCAGCCATTGATAATGTGACATGATTACTTGTTTTCAACATTTTAATAGGATTGCATTAGGTTTTGGAACTTTTTTTCGTgacctaaaaaattaaaatattagtggACTACAACATAATAACACAATTATTGAGAAAAGTTTTGATTGCCTACAAAAAATCATAGTATCTTCACTCTTTCACCTTGTAAATCCTAACATGTTAATTTCAATTTCACATGATCTATGTTGCAGTGTCTACTTACGTATTATTATAGTCCAATGAACACAAAGGATACTAAAATCAATTATTTGAGAGAGTTGACACTTATTAGATTTTTAGATAGCCCAAAAACTTCTCAGATGAATAAAGTATTGGTTGAGATAATTCTTAAatagatattattatatttatttaaataaacaataatttcttaaaaaatatccttaatatagagggagagagaactaATTATATATTCCAAGGCAAAAGTATTCATAGTATTACATAGTTTACAATTGATAAAGCATTAACAAGTAAGAAACAcacaatgaataataaataaaacatataaatttaaaataaatattaaatcaaccTCATACTTATTTCACCTTGACAATGCAAGGAGGGTAAGAGGAGGGATGGCGGCCCAATATGCTATTCATATAGTTTCTAAGGGCATTGGACAACATCTAAACTAACATCTTagcttatattttcttagtttattcaATTGGGCGATGAAGGTGAAGAGTGGAGTGCATTCacatttgattaaattcttgttctaatttcattcttattatttatttattatcttgtaAAACTATTGTGCTAACTAGATAATGTGCAacctttgttaaggatttttccatctccctcgacccgatcaaccacctaaggtgagatgcatttagagcTACAAGCGATATAAAAAATTCTATGTTTCTCAATGCTCGACAATGTATGTCACACGAGGATAATATTAGGAAGTTTTAGATTGAAACAGTTTAAATAGAGCCtcgtcttttctttttttattttattttcgtaATTACTCCTTCAGCAAGGCATTTAACTAGCTACAATTGTTTTGTatccattaatttactattttgggtcatgaaaataatgtattctagtataatgccatttcatttttctttacttattattattattattattatttttctatcgaagattcttgttgcaacggatatagatgctggaaaatatttatttattattcaatgtatagctagaaaggaagaaggatcattCAATTGGGAAAGGGATAATTTTACACTCTCAACTTAAATACAATAGAGCACTACAATTATTCGGTTGGTTTACTTTTTTATGGAAGCACTCCTTATAAATCATGTATCATAGTAGAGATGTGAACATTTGAAAAATTGGCCGGCACAGGCCAAACCTAATCCCAACTAACTCTTCCATCATATTGCACACGTAGACTACTTTCATATACCATCCTAAAGAATCCCATCTCAAAGCACATAAAGGTACCATGTTTCGAGAAGTCCAATGGGAAAGTTGATCTTAGCACTCacttgacaacatttactactttatctattggcttgattcttgaggattctcttcctgcaaaaatctttttcatttcattgaaagaaatgacattagattgatttttccctttatctattaattcaataaactctttctcatatcttgttcatcaatttttataacgtttaaaaaaaaatattggacctaAAGTAACATTAATTGATGGTGCAGCGAAGGGGAATCCCGGACCTGCTGGATATGGGGGAGTGGTGCGTGATAATAATGGCAGGATGGTCTCGATGGTGGCCCTCTCTTTGGGTACCTAGACAAACCACTTTAGTGAGGCCTTCACAACAtataccaatatcaaattggccaaagagaaaggtttgagaagggtctgcttggagtgtgactccctaaacatcattaATTGTTTAACAACTTCCTCCTCCCCTAGTTGGTCGATTAAACATATTAttgaagatagcctaatgcttctCAGGGGATTCTACGAATTTAACATTTCACATGTCTATCGTGAGGGTAATAAGGTTGCTGATATTTAGGCCAACATTGGGGCTGACTTGCCAAGTAGGAAAGTTTGGAACATTTATGATCGGATCCCAGTGGATCTTCTTAAGCTACTCCGTAATGATCATGATGCGTGCGAAGCTCAAGgggattttggaaatgatggagaatgacGTCTTCCAAAGTGTCCTAGGCAAGACTTCTTCTATGAGGGGAAAGTCAAACTTTCTGGTGGCATTTTTGATTCTTTTTGTTAAGCTCAactctgtttgtgttgcaggttgttgagAATCAGTATTTTTCAAGATTGGGGGAGATAGGAACCATTTGGAGCCCATAgtctatgaaaaatgatgaaataaggaaGCAGTATGCAAAGAACTTTCGATAAGTGTTTTTACTAGTTATATCGAGACGCTTCATGGTGCGGATGCCCTTGTTACCGAGGCCTTTGTTCATGGGTGGAAGTATGGTGTGGTCTGTGTCTATGGTATGGAGCTGGAGGTTGATAAGGAGATGGTGGATAAGGTGTCCAACATGCTATTAATATAGTTTCTAA is a window from the Cryptomeria japonica unplaced genomic scaffold, Sugi_1.0 HiC_scaffold_116, whole genome shotgun sequence genome containing:
- the LOC131865689 gene encoding aspartic proteinase nepenthesin-1-like; translation: MERSKLLGFVVLICFTIPTISCSSDRLFSGWPKSSSDENVKIRVNMTRRSERELGFSERLGLAVDRSKKRMKKIEALIRGQLDAETPVEVGDGEFLMSVALGTPSVSFEAIVDTGSDLIWTQCKPCKDCFSQPRPIFDPSKSPTFSTIPCGDSLCDALGSTQTGCNPDCTFMYQYGDGSFTSDDLAYETLSIGSSKVKGIAFGCGHDNEGQGFSQGGGLVGLGRGGLSLISQLGSKAENMFSYCLLPITDSSSQTSPLFFGEGASLSGGAKTLPLIKSSIIPTFCYIPITGITLNGKALDIPPGTFDLQSDGSGGMIIDSGTTVTIQDQVAYSPLKEAIQSAIDLTPVDGSSTGLDLCYHTSSAHLTLSTLLFNLKGGVDYELPADNFFIQASENLLCLAMLGEPSGNPSIFGNIQQQNFHILYNNAQNTLSFQPTKCDSL